A section of the Sandaracinaceae bacterium genome encodes:
- the glnA gene encoding type I glutamate--ammonia ligase, whose amino-acid sequence MSKKTASEVIEYAKQQGAKMLDLRFIDLPGVWQHTTVPINRLDESAFEDGFGFDGSSIRGYAPINASDMLVMPDPGSAQMDPFTAMPTLAVICNIHDPITGEPYARDPRYIARKAEQYLKQTGLGDTAYFGPEAEFFVFDDVRFDVANNGSFHEVDSGEGAWNSGRDEGPNLGHKVKHKGGYFPVSPVDTLVDWRNTTCELLTSVGIEVEVHHHEVATAGQCEIDMKFDALTDMADQLMWFKYVVKNSARMAGKTATFMPKPLYGDNGSGMHCHQSIWKEGKPLFAGDQYAGMSEMALHYIGGILEHAPALCALTNPTFNSYRRLVPGYEAPVNLAYSSRNRSASIRIPMYSNSPKAKRLEARFPDPSCNPYLAFAAMLMAGLDGIERKLDPGDPLDKDLYSLSPEELKGVPTVPGSLDGALEALERDHEFLLKGDVFTQDIIQEWVGFKRQHEVEPMRLRPTPMEFMLTYDT is encoded by the coding sequence ATGAGCAAGAAGACTGCGTCCGAGGTGATCGAGTACGCCAAACAGCAAGGCGCGAAGATGCTCGATCTCCGCTTCATCGATCTGCCCGGCGTGTGGCAGCACACGACCGTGCCGATCAACCGCCTCGACGAGTCGGCCTTCGAGGACGGCTTCGGCTTCGACGGATCCTCCATTCGCGGCTACGCGCCGATCAACGCCTCCGACATGCTCGTCATGCCGGACCCCGGCAGCGCGCAGATGGACCCGTTCACGGCGATGCCGACGCTCGCCGTGATCTGCAACATCCACGACCCGATCACGGGTGAGCCGTACGCCCGCGACCCGCGCTACATCGCGCGCAAGGCGGAGCAGTATCTCAAGCAGACCGGCCTCGGCGACACCGCGTACTTCGGCCCCGAGGCCGAGTTCTTCGTCTTCGACGACGTTCGCTTCGATGTCGCCAACAACGGCTCGTTCCACGAGGTCGACTCCGGCGAGGGCGCCTGGAACTCGGGCCGCGACGAGGGCCCGAACCTGGGTCACAAGGTCAAGCACAAGGGCGGCTACTTCCCGGTCTCCCCCGTCGACACCCTGGTGGACTGGCGCAACACGACCTGCGAGCTGCTGACGAGCGTCGGCATCGAGGTCGAGGTGCACCACCACGAGGTCGCGACCGCGGGCCAGTGCGAGATCGACATGAAGTTCGACGCGCTGACCGACATGGCCGACCAGCTCATGTGGTTCAAGTACGTCGTCAAGAACTCGGCCCGCATGGCCGGCAAGACAGCGACCTTCATGCCGAAGCCCCTCTACGGGGACAACGGCAGCGGCATGCACTGCCACCAGTCGATCTGGAAGGAGGGCAAGCCCCTCTTCGCCGGCGACCAGTACGCGGGCATGAGCGAGATGGCGCTCCACTACATCGGCGGCATCCTCGAGCACGCCCCCGCGCTCTGCGCGCTGACCAACCCGACGTTCAACAGCTACCGTCGCCTGGTCCCGGGCTACGAGGCGCCCGTGAACCTCGCGTACTCGAGCCGGAACCGCTCCGCGTCCATCCGGATCCCGATGTACTCGAACTCGCCCAAGGCCAAGCGCCTCGAGGCCCGCTTCCCCGACCCGAGCTGCAACCCGTACCTCGCGTTCGCGGCCATGCTCATGGCGGGGCTCGACGGCATCGAGCGCAAGCTCGACCCGGGCGATCCCCTGGACAAGGACCTCTACAGCCTGAGCCCGGAGGAGCTGAAGGGCGTGCCCACCGTGCCGGGCTCGCTCGATGGCGCCCTCGAGGCGCTCGAGAGAGACCACGAGTTCCTCCTCAAGGGGGACGTCTTCACCCAGGACATCATCCAGGAGTGGGTCGGCTTCAAGCGGCAGCACGAGGTGGAGCCGATGCGGCTGCGTCCCACGCCGATGGAGTTCATGCTCACGTACGACACCTGA
- a CDS encoding class I SAM-dependent methyltransferase produces MSSTEEVRAHYDREAADYQSRFSQGLLGRLRERERADIMALLEPEAGDHILDAGCGTGFDAVPLMDRGCTVDGVDISPGMVEIALERGVNAQVADLHTFDLGRTYGKVLCAGPLEFCHSPGQVVHRLARHVAPHGVVVALFPPPTLVGRLYQLHHRRNGLRIQLYPIDRMMAWMRAAGLEPDALRRPGPFTAVIRARKHG; encoded by the coding sequence ATGAGCAGCACCGAGGAGGTCCGCGCGCACTACGACCGCGAGGCGGCCGACTACCAGAGCCGCTTCTCGCAGGGGCTGCTGGGGCGCCTGCGGGAGCGAGAGCGGGCCGACATCATGGCCCTCCTCGAGCCCGAAGCCGGCGACCACATCCTCGACGCGGGCTGCGGCACGGGCTTCGACGCGGTGCCCCTCATGGACCGGGGCTGCACCGTCGACGGCGTGGACATCTCCCCGGGCATGGTCGAGATCGCGCTGGAGCGCGGCGTGAACGCGCAGGTCGCCGATCTGCATACGTTCGACCTGGGCCGCACCTACGGCAAGGTCTTGTGCGCGGGCCCGCTCGAGTTCTGCCACTCGCCGGGCCAGGTCGTGCACCGCCTCGCGCGTCACGTGGCGCCGCACGGCGTCGTCGTGGCGCTGTTCCCTCCGCCGACCCTGGTGGGCCGCCTCTACCAGCTGCACCACCGCCGGAACGGGCTTCGGATCCAGCTCTACCCGATCGACCGCATGATGGCGTGGATGCGCGCGGCCGGTCTGGAGCCGGACGCCCTGCGACGCCCCGGGCCGTTCACCGCGGTGATCCGCGCCCGCAAGCACGGATGA
- a CDS encoding AarF/UbiB family protein yields the protein MAGLLDTVRDLGRLRQIVQVLIRHGFGEIVQRTGLGSLVSGKPKAETEASKVSIAARIRLVVEELGPSFVKLGQILSTRPDLIPEDVIAELKKLQDSVPPVPVAQIQAQVLAELGAPVEEVFTDFDPEPLASASIGQVHRATLETADGPRAVAVKVQRPNIKETIERDIDLLYWLAKAIERSIPESRIYQPVKLVSEFDRAITAELDFTLEADHAGKFAKNFEGQSEIRFPFVHRSASARRVLTLEFFEGRKIYAAIEEGFSAEKICKNTLGLIIKAVFEDGFFHADPHPGNFILMGAPEMPILGVIDLGLVGRLTPQMREKTIDLMIAAVQEDYRGIADALFAIGTPTKKIDRRAYEAEVAALSDRYLGKQLQEIQISRLIQDLVTGATKYGLEIPPDFLLVGKALMTIEGVGKEIYPELDVFEEMKPYFMRLMWARYSPERLTQDLVRTMTRISGAATDLPIQSQEILEDLRKGRLEVRTREPMLPISVDVLGRRAYSGMVVMGLLIGSAVLLAADALLLGGLFFFGALSWGTMHTTWAMWLNRKKRRQ from the coding sequence ATGGCCGGCCTCCTCGACACGGTCCGGGACCTCGGGCGCCTCCGCCAGATCGTCCAGGTCCTCATCCGCCACGGCTTCGGCGAGATCGTCCAGCGCACGGGGCTGGGCTCGCTCGTCAGCGGCAAGCCCAAAGCCGAGACCGAGGCGAGCAAGGTCTCGATCGCCGCTCGCATCCGGCTCGTCGTCGAGGAGCTCGGTCCGTCCTTCGTCAAGCTCGGGCAGATCCTCTCCACCCGCCCCGATCTGATCCCGGAGGACGTGATCGCGGAGCTGAAGAAGCTCCAGGACAGCGTGCCGCCGGTGCCCGTGGCGCAGATCCAGGCGCAGGTCCTCGCGGAGCTGGGCGCGCCGGTGGAGGAGGTCTTCACCGACTTCGATCCCGAGCCGCTCGCGAGCGCGTCGATCGGGCAGGTGCACCGCGCGACCCTCGAGACGGCCGATGGCCCGCGCGCGGTCGCGGTCAAGGTGCAGCGGCCCAACATCAAGGAGACGATCGAGCGCGACATCGATCTGCTCTACTGGCTGGCCAAGGCGATCGAGCGCTCGATCCCCGAGTCGCGCATCTACCAGCCGGTGAAGCTCGTCAGCGAATTCGACCGCGCGATCACGGCGGAGCTCGACTTCACGCTCGAAGCGGACCACGCGGGGAAGTTCGCCAAGAACTTCGAGGGCCAGAGCGAGATCCGCTTCCCCTTCGTGCACCGCTCGGCCTCCGCGCGCCGCGTCCTGACCCTCGAGTTCTTCGAGGGGCGCAAGATCTACGCGGCCATCGAGGAGGGCTTCAGCGCGGAGAAGATCTGCAAGAACACCCTCGGCCTGATCATCAAGGCGGTCTTCGAGGACGGCTTCTTCCACGCCGATCCGCACCCGGGCAATTTCATCCTGATGGGCGCGCCCGAGATGCCCATCCTCGGGGTGATCGATCTCGGCCTGGTGGGGCGGCTGACGCCGCAGATGCGCGAGAAGACCATCGACCTGATGATCGCGGCGGTCCAGGAGGACTACCGCGGCATCGCCGACGCGCTCTTCGCCATCGGCACGCCGACCAAGAAGATCGACCGGCGCGCCTACGAGGCGGAGGTGGCGGCGCTCTCGGACCGCTACCTCGGCAAGCAGCTGCAGGAGATCCAGATCTCCCGCCTCATCCAGGACCTGGTCACCGGCGCGACCAAGTACGGGCTCGAGATCCCGCCCGACTTCCTGCTCGTCGGCAAGGCGCTGATGACCATCGAGGGCGTCGGCAAGGAGATCTACCCGGAGCTGGACGTCTTCGAGGAGATGAAGCCGTACTTCATGCGGCTGATGTGGGCGCGCTACTCGCCCGAGCGGCTGACGCAAGATCTCGTGCGAACGATGACGCGCATCAGCGGCGCCGCGACCGATCTGCCCATCCAGAGCCAGGAGATCCTCGAGGATCTGCGCAAGGGCCGACTGGAGGTGCGGACGCGCGAGCCCATGCTGCCGATCAGCGTCGACGTCCTCGGGCGCCGCGCGTACAGCGGCATGGTCGTCATGGGCCTCCTGATCGGGAGCGCCGTGCTCCTCGCGGCGGACGCGCTGCTGCTCGGCGGCCTCTTCTTCTTCGGCGCGCTCTCCTGGGGCACCATGCACACCACCTGGGCGATGTGGCTCAACCGGAAGAAGCGCCGCCAATGA
- a CDS encoding glycosyltransferase translates to MPPAEVSVSLVLPVYDGARFLERSLYKAREWLSRRAGESELIIVDDGSGDATPAILRAFAAESGDRRPRVRCLRNPINRGKGYSVRRGLLAARGQLRLFSDADLTYPLGSFTHVLRTLRRGADIAVACRVHEDSRYVVAPDFFRYIYTRHNAGRVFNWLVRATVVRELRDTQAGLKGFRASVVEDLFPRLTQDGFSFDVELLFLAQRRGYRVEEVPVTYHYRKEPSTVDFARDTFEMCADLARIRLRHARGAYALDAPVEPPEARAERDACPDEVSPDPEPRRD, encoded by the coding sequence GTGCCGCCGGCAGAAGTCTCCGTCTCTCTCGTCCTCCCCGTCTACGACGGAGCCAGGTTCCTGGAGCGCTCCTTGTACAAGGCGCGAGAGTGGCTGAGCCGGCGCGCGGGCGAGAGCGAGCTGATCATCGTCGACGACGGGAGCGGGGACGCGACGCCAGCGATCCTGCGCGCGTTCGCAGCGGAGTCGGGCGATCGCCGACCGCGAGTGCGGTGTCTGCGCAACCCGATCAACCGCGGGAAGGGCTACTCGGTCCGCCGGGGGCTGCTGGCGGCGCGGGGGCAGCTGCGGCTCTTCAGCGACGCCGACCTCACCTATCCGCTCGGGAGCTTCACGCACGTGCTTCGCACGCTGCGCCGCGGGGCCGACATCGCGGTCGCCTGCCGCGTTCACGAGGACAGCCGCTACGTCGTCGCGCCAGACTTCTTTCGCTACATCTACACGCGCCACAACGCGGGCCGCGTCTTCAACTGGCTCGTCCGCGCGACCGTGGTGCGGGAGCTCCGCGACACGCAGGCGGGGCTGAAGGGGTTCCGGGCCAGCGTGGTGGAGGACCTGTTCCCGCGGCTCACCCAGGACGGCTTCTCGTTCGACGTGGAGCTGCTCTTCCTCGCGCAGCGACGCGGCTACCGCGTGGAGGAGGTCCCGGTGACCTATCACTACCGCAAGGAGCCGAGCACCGTGGACTTCGCGCGGGACACCTTCGAGATGTGCGCCGATCTCGCGCGGATCCGGCTTCGCCACGCTCGAGGCGCCTACGCCCTGGACGCGCCGGTCGAGCCGCCCGAGGCCAGAGCGGAGCGGGATGCGTGTCCCGACGAGGTCAGCCCGGACCCGGAGCCCCGACGAGACTGA
- a CDS encoding NAD(P)-dependent oxidoreductase → MATLKGKTLFITGASRGIGKAIAIRAARDGANVAIAAKTVEPHPRLPGTIHTAAKEIEEAGGKALPLQVDIRFEDQVQAAIAKTVETFGGLDVLVNNASAIFLAGTLETPMKRFDLMHGVNTRGTYVCSQAAIPHLEKSDNAHILNISPPLNMETRWFAPHVAYTMAKFGMSMCVLGMHEELRSKKIAVNALWPRTAVATAAVQNLLGGEEAMKGSRKPEIMADAAHEVLTRPSSEATGNFYIDDDVLKEAGVTDFDQYAVDPDAPLIPDFFL, encoded by the coding sequence ATGGCGACTCTGAAAGGCAAGACCCTCTTCATCACCGGCGCCAGCCGCGGCATCGGCAAGGCGATCGCGATCCGCGCGGCGAGGGACGGCGCGAACGTCGCCATCGCGGCGAAGACGGTGGAGCCGCACCCCCGCCTCCCGGGCACCATCCACACCGCGGCGAAGGAGATCGAGGAGGCCGGCGGCAAGGCGCTGCCGCTCCAGGTCGACATCCGCTTCGAGGATCAGGTTCAGGCCGCGATCGCCAAGACGGTCGAGACCTTCGGCGGCCTCGACGTGCTCGTGAACAACGCGAGCGCGATCTTCCTCGCCGGCACGCTCGAGACGCCGATGAAGCGCTTCGACCTCATGCACGGCGTGAACACGCGCGGCACCTACGTGTGCTCGCAGGCGGCGATCCCGCACCTCGAGAAGTCCGACAACGCGCACATCCTCAACATCTCGCCGCCGCTGAACATGGAGACGAGGTGGTTCGCCCCGCACGTCGCCTACACGATGGCGAAGTTCGGCATGAGCATGTGCGTGCTGGGCATGCACGAAGAGCTGCGGAGCAAGAAGATCGCGGTCAACGCGCTCTGGCCCCGCACGGCCGTGGCCACCGCGGCCGTGCAGAACCTACTGGGCGGTGAAGAGGCCATGAAGGGCAGCCGCAAGCCCGAGATCATGGCCGACGCCGCGCACGAGGTGCTCACCCGCCCCTCCAGCGAGGCCACGGGCAACTTCTACATCGACGACGATGTCCTGAAGGAGGCCGGCGTGACCGACTTCGACCAGTACGCCGTCGACCCCGACGCCCCCCTCATCCCCGACTTCTTCCTCTGA
- a CDS encoding ChbG/HpnK family deacetylase produces MKPRVVFHADDLGISPGVSRGIARAVEDGPVRAVSLCVTGADAEGGASLARRWEGEIDLGLHLSFTLGRALSGPIEGLTDPLGRFLPLRTVLARCALGVPVEAQVRREVIAQLERAGALGVHLDHLDGHHHVHVFPVIRDAVLGAARHLRLRVPDDCVARGARARLLGALARGFRSRAAARGVTLDALPFVGLALHDRADFEARLGGLLAAPPAPAFELMVHPREEDAAFRRLDRLGARGDRYRAELAALTRPWPQCIPARFSLVGAPGPG; encoded by the coding sequence ATGAAGCCGCGCGTCGTCTTCCACGCCGACGACCTGGGCATCTCGCCCGGCGTCAGCCGCGGGATCGCGCGGGCGGTGGAGGACGGACCGGTGCGGGCGGTGAGCCTCTGCGTGACGGGCGCGGACGCGGAGGGCGGCGCCTCTCTCGCGCGTCGCTGGGAGGGAGAGATCGATCTGGGTCTGCACCTGAGCTTCACGCTCGGGCGCGCGCTGTCGGGACCGATCGAGGGCCTGACCGATCCGCTGGGGCGCTTCCTGCCGCTCCGGACCGTGCTCGCGCGCTGCGCGCTGGGCGTCCCGGTGGAGGCGCAGGTCCGACGAGAGGTCATCGCGCAGCTGGAGCGCGCCGGCGCCCTGGGCGTCCACCTCGATCATCTGGACGGTCACCATCACGTGCACGTCTTCCCCGTGATCCGAGACGCGGTGCTCGGCGCCGCGCGGCACCTCCGTCTGCGCGTACCGGACGACTGCGTCGCGCGCGGAGCGAGAGCCCGGCTGCTCGGCGCGCTCGCGCGCGGCTTCCGCTCCCGGGCCGCGGCGCGCGGCGTCACCCTCGACGCGCTCCCCTTCGTGGGCCTCGCCCTGCACGATCGCGCCGACTTCGAGGCTCGCCTCGGGGGGCTCCTGGCCGCGCCGCCCGCGCCCGCGTTCGAGCTGATGGTTCACCCGCGCGAGGAGGACGCCGCCTTCCGCCGGCTCGATCGGCTCGGCGCGCGCGGGGACCGCTACCGGGCAGAGCTGGCGGCGCTGACCCGCCCCTGGCCGCAGTGCATCCCCGCGCGCTTCAGTCTCGTCGGGGCTCCGGGTCCGGGCTGA
- a CDS encoding P-II family nitrogen regulator, with amino-acid sequence MKKVEAIIKPFKLDEVKDALGEIGVQGMTVTEVKGFGRTGGKREVYRGSAYVVDFVPKVKVEVVVPDDLVARLIEAVEGAAKTGRIGDGKIFVSPVEEAVRIRTGERGDEAI; translated from the coding sequence ATGAAGAAGGTCGAAGCCATCATCAAGCCGTTCAAGTTGGACGAGGTCAAAGACGCGCTGGGCGAGATCGGCGTCCAGGGCATGACGGTCACCGAGGTGAAAGGCTTCGGCCGGACCGGCGGCAAACGCGAGGTGTATCGGGGGTCGGCGTACGTCGTCGACTTCGTCCCGAAGGTGAAGGTCGAGGTCGTCGTCCCGGACGACCTGGTCGCGCGCCTGATCGAGGCGGTCGAAGGGGCGGCCAAGACCGGCCGCATCGGCGACGGCAAGATCTTCGTGAGCCCGGTCGAAGAGGCGGTCCGCATCCGGACCGGCGAGCGTGGCGACGAGGCGATCTGA
- a CDS encoding isoaspartyl peptidase/L-asparaginase, whose translation MSGVVPVVLVHGGAGAVPLPKRPVHAEGCKRAAAEGLRVLLETGDPLEAAIAAVVMLEDDPLFNAGTGACLTSDGTLELDASVMEGAHLHMGAVTCLPAFRNPIRIADAVREDGKHTFYAGDGAARFAERAGFLRAEDGAMITEAARRRLEQVLAGEADRGWAGSTVGAVACDPSGRVAAATSTGGTVGKTPGRVGDTPIVGAGTWADDRAGACSTTGIGEQIMRFSLARHAAELVRSGAPAQEAAQAAIAGFGERIGGRGGLILVGPRGDFGHARNTETMSWGLARAGEGTQFGF comes from the coding sequence ATGAGCGGCGTCGTCCCGGTGGTGCTCGTGCATGGCGGCGCGGGCGCCGTGCCCCTCCCCAAGCGCCCGGTGCACGCCGAGGGCTGCAAGCGCGCCGCCGCCGAGGGCCTGCGGGTGCTCCTCGAGACGGGCGACCCGCTCGAGGCGGCGATCGCGGCGGTGGTGATGCTCGAGGACGACCCGCTCTTCAACGCGGGGACCGGCGCGTGCCTCACCTCGGACGGCACGCTCGAGCTCGACGCGTCCGTGATGGAAGGCGCGCACCTGCACATGGGCGCGGTCACCTGCCTCCCCGCCTTCCGCAACCCGATCCGGATCGCGGACGCGGTGCGCGAGGACGGCAAGCACACCTTCTACGCGGGCGACGGGGCGGCGCGCTTCGCCGAGCGCGCCGGGTTCCTCCGCGCAGAGGACGGCGCGATGATCACCGAGGCGGCGAGGCGGCGGCTCGAGCAGGTGCTCGCGGGCGAGGCCGACCGCGGCTGGGCCGGCAGCACGGTGGGCGCGGTCGCGTGCGACCCGAGCGGGCGCGTCGCGGCGGCGACGAGCACGGGCGGCACGGTGGGCAAGACCCCGGGGCGGGTCGGCGACACGCCCATCGTCGGGGCCGGCACCTGGGCGGACGACCGGGCTGGCGCGTGCAGCACCACGGGGATCGGCGAGCAGATCATGCGCTTCAGCCTGGCCCGACACGCGGCGGAGCTGGTCCGGTCCGGAGCGCCCGCGCAGGAGGCGGCCCAGGCCGCGATCGCGGGCTTCGGCGAGCGGATCGGCGGCCGCGGCGGCCTGATCCTGGTGGGGCCTCGAGGCGACTTCGGTCACGCGCGCAACACCGAGACGATGAGCTGGGGGCTCGCCCGGGCGGGCGAAGGCACCCAGTTCGGCTTCTGA